The following coding sequences lie in one Mycobacterium gordonae genomic window:
- a CDS encoding PE family protein has translation MSFLVAAPEFLALAASDLSGIGSTIDAAAAAAANPTTALAAAGADEVSAAIAMLFSGHAETYQALSAQAAAFHQQFVATMTGAGSTYAAAEALNAAQAVPQDVMGLINAPTMALLNRPLIGDGVNATTPGGRGGDGGLLWGNGGNGAGGSAGQGGGAGGSAGLIGNGGAGGSGGVGLTGGATAGAGGAGGNGGWLYGNGGIGGAGGAGAAANGGAGGLGGAGGSATLFGAGGAGGAGGTGGTNGNQFGPGGGAGAAGGRGGFLYGNSGVGGSGGTGGVGASFGGTGGAGGEGGSGWIWGDGGQGGAGGGGGQPGFSSGGAAGNGGAGGLFGNGGAGGAGGHAAGAVAGNGGLGGRALLIGNGGHGGVGGNGNAFSSTTGNGGEGGTGGLFYGNGGDGGNSGTPGGASVANFASGARGGAGGNARLVGNGGTGGDAYGGVGSNGPVTGPGQAGRGGLGGYLFGNGGAGGNGLTGSFGGSSAAAGASGGNGGNAYFVGAGGAPGSGSVHGNFGSLPDGVNGIAGANGTIFTPPSIGGGGILDVINAPTEALLGRPLIGDGANGTASNPNGQGGGLLWGNGGRGFDSTTAGVAGGSGGDGGLFGSGGGGGTGGAGAGGGNGGNAIIGLGGTGGIGGAGASGGNGGNVVLWGAGGSGGVGGTGVVGGNGGSGGHGGWLYGDGGAGARGGNGSSGANAQFAGPGGDGGRGGNGGAAGLIGNGGAAGSGGVGGAGGLGLATGGLNPANGGAGGHGGDAGLGGAGGTLYGNGGAGGAGGNGGAGGSYQVAGGAPRTGGIGGDAGNGGGGGAAGLWGAGGIGGAGGIGGVGVSGFSGGTGGDGGGGGNAGNGGAGGSVYGNGGVGGAGGRGGDSFDGFPAFNGGKGGDGGNAGVGGSARLIGNGGNGGSGGAGGIGEVGDGGDGDGAVGGSGGSLFGTAGLPG, from the coding sequence ATGTCTTTCCTGGTTGCAGCACCCGAATTCCTGGCGCTGGCGGCGTCGGATCTCTCCGGCATCGGTTCCACGATCGATGCTGCCGCTGCCGCGGCGGCCAACCCCACGACGGCTCTGGCGGCCGCCGGCGCCGACGAGGTGTCTGCCGCGATCGCGATGCTGTTTTCCGGGCATGCTGAGACTTACCAAGCGCTCAGCGCCCAAGCCGCGGCGTTTCACCAGCAGTTCGTGGCGACCATGACGGGCGCCGGGAGCACCTACGCTGCGGCCGAGGCGCTCAATGCCGCGCAGGCGGTACCCCAGGACGTGATGGGACTGATCAACGCGCCCACCATGGCGCTGCTCAATCGCCCGTTGATCGGCGACGGTGTCAATGCCACGACCCCGGGGGGCAGGGGTGGCGACGGTGGATTGTTGTGGGGCAATGGTGGTAACGGTGCCGGGGGCAGCGCCGGACAGGGCGGTGGTGCCGGCGGGTCTGCGGGGCTGATCGGCAATGGCGGGGCCGGCGGCTCTGGGGGAGTCGGCCTGACGGGCGGCGCGACCGCCGGCGCCGGCGGCGCCGGCGGCAACGGTGGCTGGCTCTACGGCAACGGCGGTATCGGCGGGGCCGGCGGGGCCGGTGCCGCAGCCAACGGAGGCGCCGGCGGGCTCGGCGGCGCGGGTGGTTCGGCAACGCTGTTCGGTGCCGGCGGGGCCGGTGGTGCCGGCGGAACGGGCGGCACGAACGGCAATCAGTTCGGTCCCGGCGGCGGTGCCGGTGCAGCCGGCGGTCGGGGCGGGTTCCTGTACGGCAACTCCGGGGTCGGTGGCAGTGGCGGGACCGGCGGCGTCGGGGCGAGCTTCGGTGGAACCGGCGGTGCCGGCGGTGAGGGCGGCAGCGGCTGGATCTGGGGAGACGGTGGTCAGGGTGGCGCCGGCGGCGGTGGTGGACAGCCAGGCTTCAGCAGTGGTGGTGCCGCCGGCAACGGCGGGGCCGGCGGGCTATTCGGCAATGGCGGCGCCGGCGGTGCAGGTGGACATGCCGCCGGTGCGGTGGCCGGCAACGGAGGGCTCGGCGGCCGGGCTCTGCTGATCGGCAACGGCGGTCACGGCGGCGTCGGCGGCAACGGCAACGCCTTCTCCTCGACCACCGGGAACGGCGGGGAGGGCGGCACCGGCGGGTTGTTCTACGGCAACGGCGGCGACGGGGGTAACAGCGGCACGCCCGGGGGCGCGTCGGTCGCCAACTTCGCGTCGGGTGCCCGTGGCGGTGCCGGTGGCAATGCGCGGCTGGTCGGCAACGGCGGAACCGGCGGCGACGCCTACGGCGGTGTCGGTTCCAACGGGCCGGTGACCGGCCCGGGGCAGGCCGGCAGGGGCGGTCTCGGCGGATACCTGTTCGGCAACGGCGGGGCCGGGGGTAACGGTCTCACCGGGAGCTTCGGCGGCAGTTCGGCAGCCGCCGGCGCCTCCGGCGGCAACGGTGGCAACGCCTACTTCGTTGGCGCCGGCGGTGCCCCGGGCTCCGGTTCGGTGCACGGGAATTTCGGGTCCCTGCCGGACGGCGTCAACGGCATCGCCGGCGCCAACGGCACGATCTTCACTCCTCCGTCGATCGGCGGTGGCGGCATCCTCGACGTCATCAACGCACCCACCGAGGCGCTGTTGGGCCGTCCGCTCATCGGCGACGGAGCCAACGGCACGGCTTCGAATCCCAACGGGCAAGGCGGGGGTCTGCTGTGGGGTAACGGTGGCCGTGGCTTTGACAGCACTACCGCCGGTGTGGCCGGCGGTAGCGGAGGCGATGGCGGGCTGTTCGGCAGCGGCGGCGGGGGTGGCACCGGCGGTGCGGGTGCCGGCGGCGGCAACGGCGGTAACGCCATCATCGGACTCGGAGGAACCGGCGGCATCGGCGGTGCGGGCGCGTCCGGTGGCAACGGTGGAAATGTCGTCCTCTGGGGTGCCGGGGGGTCCGGTGGTGTCGGCGGCACGGGCGTCGTTGGAGGCAACGGTGGTAGCGGTGGACACGGCGGGTGGCTGTACGGCGACGGCGGCGCCGGCGCGCGAGGTGGCAACGGCAGCAGCGGCGCGAACGCTCAATTCGCCGGGCCCGGTGGGGACGGCGGTCGTGGTGGAAACGGCGGCGCCGCAGGTCTGATCGGCAACGGCGGCGCAGCGGGGAGCGGCGGCGTCGGCGGCGCGGGCGGCCTCGGCCTTGCCACCGGCGGCTTGAACCCGGCCAACGGTGGTGCCGGAGGCCATGGCGGCGACGCCGGCCTTGGTGGGGCCGGCGGGACGCTGTACGGAAACGGCGGGGCGGGCGGAGCCGGCGGGAACGGCGGCGCCGGCGGCAGCTACCAGGTCGCCGGAGGCGCTCCACGTACCGGGGGCATCGGCGGCGATGCCGGAAACGGGGGCGGCGGCGGCGCGGCCGGATTGTGGGGCGCCGGCGGCATCGGCGGAGCCGGCGGCATCGGCGGAGTCGGGGTGTCGGGATTCTCGGGCGGCACCGGCGGTGACGGTGGCGGCGGCGGAAACGCCGGGAACGGCGGGGCCGGCGGGTCGGTTTACGGCAACGGCGGTGTCGGCGGCGCCGGCGGCAGGGGTGGTGACAGCTTCGACGGCTTCCCGGCATTCAATGGCGGTAAAGGTGGGGATGGCGGCAACGCCGGCGTGGGCGGCAGCGCCCGACTCATCGGCAACGGCGGTAACGGTGGTTCCGGTGGGGCCGGCGGCATCGGGGAAGTTGGTGACGGCGGTGACGGTGACGGTGCGGTAGGAGGCTCCGGCGGCTCACTGTTCGGCACGGCCGGATTGCCCGGGTAG
- a CDS encoding PE family protein — MAFLIAAPDAVAHAASQLTNVGSMLSEANSAAVGPTTALAAAGADEVSAAIAAMFSTHAQTYQAVNVQAASFHQQFVQALTSAGGSYATAEALNASPLQAVEQAVLGAVNAPTQLLLGRPLIGDGAHATAPGGAGGAGGLLWGNGGNGAAGAAGTGQAGGAGGAAGLFGNGGAGGAGGSGTAGTVGGLGGAGGAGGAGGWLYGNGGSGGFGGVGGLGATQSGNGGSGGFGGAAGVLGAGGAGGLGGAGGAGRSGNPLPAGSAADGGAGSAASSNTSSPAIAGNGSPGTPGSATVNGGNGGQGGTATGQPGQWGLSNSSPITGGNGGHGADGFNGGNGGAGGDANQTSAGSGAPNFFTPGQPTGGTGGDGGNALGIGGNGGNGGNGGDSLGFAVGPNHPGAAGGDGGNGSAGANGGAAGAGGAGGAGGRGGLLVGNGGAGGFGGAGGVGGTGGAGGSGGSGGATGDTLGSFTAQQNLAGGAGGNGAQGGNAGASGAGGTGGDGGAGGLLFGDGGAGGGGGVGGAGGAGGAGGLGGAGGGGGNAYTAQLLANSQLQGGDGGDGGAGGTGGTASNGATGGRGGSGGSRGFIGAGGAAGLGGAGGASAAGGASGTGGAGGAGGVTAASWTSTPVAGAPSTYGSAGGTGGSGAAGAGSISGTRGADGRAG; from the coding sequence ATGGCATTCCTGATTGCCGCGCCGGACGCGGTGGCGCATGCTGCGAGCCAACTGACGAATGTGGGATCGATGCTGAGCGAGGCCAACAGCGCCGCGGTCGGCCCGACGACCGCGCTCGCTGCGGCCGGTGCCGACGAGGTGTCGGCGGCGATTGCCGCAATGTTCTCGACACACGCCCAGACCTACCAAGCGGTCAACGTGCAGGCGGCTTCCTTCCATCAGCAGTTCGTGCAGGCGCTGACCAGTGCCGGCGGGTCATATGCGACCGCCGAGGCATTGAACGCGTCACCGTTGCAGGCGGTTGAGCAGGCCGTGCTGGGCGCTGTCAACGCGCCCACCCAGCTGCTGCTGGGTCGCCCTCTGATCGGCGACGGTGCCCACGCCACCGCCCCGGGTGGGGCCGGCGGCGCCGGCGGCCTGCTGTGGGGTAACGGGGGTAACGGCGCTGCCGGTGCGGCCGGCACCGGTCAGGCGGGTGGTGCCGGTGGCGCTGCCGGGCTGTTCGGTAACGGCGGTGCTGGCGGGGCCGGCGGATCGGGCACTGCCGGCACTGTCGGCGGTCTCGGCGGCGCGGGCGGGGCCGGCGGGGCCGGGGGCTGGTTGTACGGCAACGGCGGCAGCGGTGGCTTCGGCGGGGTCGGCGGTCTGGGCGCCACTCAGAGCGGCAACGGCGGCAGCGGTGGCTTCGGCGGCGCCGCCGGAGTGCTGGGCGCCGGCGGTGCCGGCGGCCTCGGCGGGGCGGGCGGTGCCGGTCGCAGCGGTAACCCGCTTCCTGCCGGCTCGGCAGCGGACGGCGGTGCCGGCAGCGCCGCCAGCAGCAATACCAGTTCACCGGCGATTGCCGGCAACGGCAGTCCCGGCACGCCAGGCAGCGCCACCGTCAATGGGGGTAACGGTGGACAGGGTGGTACCGCGACCGGGCAACCCGGTCAGTGGGGGCTGAGTAACTCGAGTCCGATCACCGGCGGTAACGGAGGACACGGCGCCGACGGATTCAACGGCGGAAATGGTGGGGCGGGCGGTGACGCCAACCAGACGTCCGCGGGTAGCGGAGCGCCCAACTTCTTCACTCCGGGCCAGCCGACCGGAGGGACCGGCGGTGACGGTGGCAATGCGCTCGGCATCGGCGGCAACGGCGGCAACGGCGGCAACGGCGGCGACTCGCTCGGGTTCGCAGTCGGACCCAACCACCCCGGAGCGGCGGGCGGGGACGGCGGCAACGGGTCTGCTGGCGCGAACGGCGGCGCCGCCGGTGCCGGAGGTGCCGGGGGTGCCGGAGGGCGTGGCGGCTTACTCGTCGGCAATGGCGGAGCCGGAGGTTTCGGCGGGGCCGGCGGGGTCGGTGGGACCGGCGGAGCCGGAGGCTCCGGTGGCAGCGGCGGCGCCACCGGAGACACCCTCGGATCGTTTACCGCGCAGCAGAATCTCGCGGGCGGCGCTGGCGGCAACGGCGCCCAGGGCGGCAACGCCGGAGCGTCGGGGGCGGGCGGCACCGGTGGCGACGGTGGCGCCGGCGGACTGCTGTTCGGCGACGGGGGCGCAGGTGGCGGAGGCGGCGTGGGCGGCGCCGGTGGCGCAGGCGGGGCCGGTGGACTCGGTGGTGCCGGCGGCGGCGGCGGCAACGCCTACACCGCGCAATTGCTCGCCAACTCTCAACTGCAAGGCGGCGACGGAGGAGACGGCGGTGCCGGAGGGACCGGTGGGACCGCGAGTAACGGTGCGACGGGCGGCCGCGGCGGAAGTGGCGGAAGCCGCGGATTCATCGGTGCCGGGGGCGCGGCGGGCCTCGGCGGAGCCGGCGGCGCCAGCGCCGCCGGTGGCGCGTCGGGCACGGGTGGCGCCGGTGGCGCCGGCGGCGTCACGGCGGCCAGCTGGACATCCACCCCGGTTGCGGGTGCTCCGTCCACCTACGGCAGTGCGGGTGGCACGGGCGGCTCCGGGGCCGCCGGGGCGGGCAGCATTTCGGGGACAAGGGGCGCTGACGGCAGGGCGGGCTGA